ATCAGCACCTTGCGAGAGTCGTTTCCGGTCAACGTGCTAGACTCTATTCTTTGCTCTTCTGGAGAGATTATCTCATCGAGCCGCATCCGCGCTCTCCTCATGCAAGATCGACACCTTCAAGCGGAACAGCTGTTAGGTTGGCAGACCGTACAAGCGAAAGGATAAGGCCTGTTTGTAATCAGTGTGTTGGCTGGATGAGCAAATGGCTAAGGAGTGGATGATAAGTGCTCGAACAACAAAAACAAAAAGCAGATCTGATCATCGCAAATGCTTCCCAGGTCGTAACGTGCCAGGGGGATCAAGCGAATTCGGTCGGACTCATCACAGATGGTTGGGTGGCAATAGCTGGGGAGAAGATCATTGCTGTAGGAGACCGTGAGAACGTCCTCGCGCAGGTCGATTCAAGCAAAGCTCTTGTCATCGATGCGACCCAGAAAGTAGTGGCGCCCGGTTTTGTCGACAGTCATACGCATGCCGTATTTGGTGGATCGCGAGTGAGAGAGTACGCAGCAAAAATGACAGTGAGTGACCCAGATAAATTAAAGCAGATGGGCATCCAGACAGGCGTGCAGGTATCCGTCGACATGACCAGGCAGTCCAGCTTGGAGGAACTGTTTGAATCTGCGCAGGGACGACTGAATCGAATGCTGCAGGCAGGCACGACGACGGTGGAAATCAAGACTGGATATGGCTTCAACACCATTGATGAGCTGCGAATGCTCGATGTGAATGCGCTCCTTCACCAGGAGCTCGAGATGGATGTAATTAGTACGTTTTTGGGGGCGCATGGTTGGCCGAAAGACATGTCAAAAGACACATACATGGATATCGTCATCGAAGAAATGATTCCACTGGTCAGCGAACGCAAGCTGGCAACATTCTGCGATGTCTGGTGCGAGGACAGCCACTTTGATGCAAAAGAATCCGCGCGTATTTTGGAAGCGGGCCTAAAGGCTGGTTTGCTCCCGAAAATTCATACGGATGCCTACTCTTATATTTACGGTTCAGATCTCGCAGCAGATATGAAAGTGATCTCAGCAGACCACTTGAATTACACGCCTCCTGCAATGATGCGCAAGCTGGCCGAGGCGGGAGTCCCCGGTGTGATCATGCCTGCTCTGGATTTTGCGGTCAAGCACAAAAAGCCGTTTGATGCCCGAGCGATGATTGATTCAGGGATGACAGTAGCGCTGGCCACCGACCTGTGTCCGGCCTGCTGGACGGAATCCATGCAGTTTGTCATGATGCTCGCTTGCCGTCTGTATGCCATGTCACCGGCCGAGTCGATCCGTGCTGCCACGATCGGAAGTGCGAAGGCACTTGGCTTGGCACATGACCGCGGCTCCATCGAAATAGGCAAACTGGCTGATCTGCAAATCTGGGATACGCCTACCTACGAGAATGTCATCTACTGGTTAGGGAGCAACGTCGTCGAGCAAGTCATCAAGCGTGGAAAAGTGGTGGTAAACCAGACCAGGACGCCTGCCCAGCTCGCTTGGCATTAAGAAAACGAAAAACCACCATCGCGCAAGAACTCATAAGCATTCGTACTTATCAGTTCTTACACGTTTAAAAAAGAGAGGACGGGTACTATGACAATCCAAAAGGTTTCACTCGTAAATGAAGAACGATTGCTGCGTGACTTTCTGGAGCTAGCCAAGCTAAATGGTCCGAGTGGAAAGGAACAGCGCATCGCGGATTACCTCGTGCCGCGTTTGGAGGCAATGGGTTTTTCCATCCGATTCGATGAAGCGCACAGGCAATTTGATGGGGAATGTGGGAATCTGGTCGCCTACTGGGAAGGGACAGACCCGTCCGTCCGACCCATGTTTTTCTCTACACACATGGACACCGTGCTTCCAACAGAAGGATTAAAGCCGGAAATTCGAGACGGCATCATCTATTCGGATGGTACGACCATTCTCGGAGCAGACGATCGTGCGGCACTCGCTGCTTATCTGGAAGCGGTCCAATCCATCCAGGAAGCTGGCATGCCATGTGGTCCAATCGAGTTGATCCTGACGGTAAACGAACAAAGAGGGCTGACCGGTTCACGGCATATGGATTATTCGCTGATCCAAAGCAAGGAAGGCTATGTATTCGATAGCAGCGGCGATGTCGGACAAATTATTCTGCAAGGTCCTTTCAGCAGCAAAATCTACGTAGAGCTGAACGGAAAGTCTTCCCACATCGGATTGAATCCGGAAGAAGGGATCAACGCTTTCCTCATTGCTGCAGATGTGTTGAAACAGCTCCCGCTCGGGAAAATCAGTGAGGATACGCTCGCCAATATCGGAATGATTCAGGGTGGAGAGTTGTCATCGATTATCCCCGGTCAGGTAGAGCTGATTGGTGAAGTCCGTAGCTTTACAGAACAAGGCTTGGTTGATCAATTAAATGCCATGAAGGAAACAGCAGAGAGAGTAGCGCAAGAACACGGTGGAACAGCGAATGTTCGATTTGAGAAAAAATATTTGGGCTTTCATGTCGGGCAGGAGACGACGTTGGGGCAAAATGCCGTTCAAGCGGCTGAGGATATCCAGGTAGATTACTATCTGACACGGACGTTGGGCGGAGCAGACACGAATGTGTTGAATGAGAATGGATTGACCTGCATTACGCTCGGGAACGGATTTCGGAACATTCACACTTTCCACGAGCACATCAGTGTACAGAATCTGATCAATACAGGGATTTACACAGTCAGCCTGATCCGCAGCTGGTACCAAACTCACCGAAATCCGGGGGCTGCATCTAACTAACAAGCAGAAAAAGGGGGCGTTCAGATGAAAAAAGGGAAAATGCTCGCGGCAGGCTTCTTAGGACTGGCATTACTGATGACGGGTTGTGGAAAACAATCCGGGGATACCGCTAGCGATGGCGGGGGAGAAACGATCAAAATCGGCTGGTATGGACCACTTACAGGGTACGCGGCTACAGATGGAACGAACAGTCTGAATGGCGCACAGCTCGCGATCGACAAATTCAACGCAGCTGGCGGCATGGACGGTAAGAAACTCAAGCTGGTAGCTGAAGATGATCAAGGCAAGCCAGAGGAAGCGATGAAAGCTGTGCAAAAGCTGATCAATAAAGATCAGGTAACAGCCATCATCGATGGGGCATACAGCGGCTCTTCGAAAACAGTGGCAGCCAAAGTGCAAGAAGCCAAGGTTCCCATGGTCGTTTCAATCGCCACCCACCCAGACGTAACAAAAGGTGGAAAGTACATCAATCGGGTCATCTACACGGGACCAGTCCAAGGGGAAGCCATGGCTGAATATGCCGTCAATGACCTGAAAATGAAAAATATCGCCGTCCTATATGTAGAAGCAGACTACGGCACGTCGATCTTTGGAGCATTCAAGAGCAAGCTGGAAGAGCTGCAAGGCAAAGTCGTTTACGAGAGCGCGTTCAAATTTGGCGACAAGGACTACAGCTCCCTTTTGACCTCCGTGAAGATGACCAAGCCCGATGCTCTATACATTGTCGGTTATTACAATGAGGCGGCTGCGATTGCCAATCAGGTCAAGGAAGTGGGGCTATCAGTACCGCTTATCGGTGTCGATGGATTGGACACCCCCAAATATCCAGAACTGGCAACTGCCAACGCCGAAGGAACCATTCTGACCACTTCATTCTATTTGAAAGACACTCGCCAGGTCGTGCAGGATTTCGTAGCGGATTGGACGGGAGCTCGCAAGGATGAACCGGGAATGGTCGCTTCGCAAAGCTATGATGCGGCACTGGTCATTATCGATGCGCTGAAAAAAGTTGGGGCGGATCGTGAGAGGCTGGCAGACGCTATCAGCCAGACCAAGGATCTGGAGGGGACATCAGGCAAGATCTCCTTTGCCCAGGACCATGAAGTCGTCAAACCCGTGATTTTTGTAAAAGTCAAAGATGGGAAATTTGACTTTGTGACCGCGAAATAAAAGGGACGGATAGCCGCGAGGAGGATGAGAGATGTGCGATGGTGCGCTTGTCTTTTCTCCTCGCATCATCTTGGGGAAAAGGTGTGATCACTACTATGCTTGCCCAGCAATTACTCAATGGCATTGCACTCGGGTTTATTTACATTTTGATAGCGGTTGGGTTGACAATGATTTACGGGATCCTCAAGCTACTTCATTTTGCACATGGCGTGATCTATATGGTAGGTGCATTTGCTGCGATGATCGGAATTATGTACCTGCACATGCATTTCCTCGTGGCTTTGTTGTTTGCCATGGTGATATCGGCCTTGGCAGGGATGGCCATCGAACGGTTTGCCTATCGTCCACTCAGGGGATCACATCCCATCACGACGTTGATTAGCGGGATTGGGATTTCGATCTTTTTAGAAAATCTGTTTCAAATCTTGTTTACGTCTGACACGAGACCTTTTCCACAAGCGGGGATAGACGTGACAGTAGTGCAGATCACAGAAACGATTTCGTTGCCCAATACCAAGCTGTTTATTATCATTGCGGGAATTTTGGCTCTCGGCCTTTTGTACGCGTTTCTTCGATTCACTAAACTGGGTGTGGCCATTCAAGCAGCGGCCCAGGATATTCGTGCAGCATCGCTCATGGGGGTCAACGTCAATCGGGTCATCTCTGCCACATTTATGCTCGGCTCAGCGCTGGCTTCCGTTGGGGGCGTATTAGTCGCACTCACCTACAACTCGATTTTCCCGACGATGGGTACGATCCCAGGCTTAAAAGCATTTTGTGTAGTGGTACTCGGAGGATTGGGCTCGATACCGGGAACCGTAGTAGGTGGCTTGATTTTGGGTATCGTGGAAGCGTTAAGTGACGGATTTTTGTCAGGGATGGTCATTGACAAGGACGCCATTTCTTTTGTCATCTTGATCGCCATTCTCATGGTAAGACCTTCCGGATTGTTTGGGAAAAACATCGAGAAAGTGTAGGGGATGCATGTGGATGGAATCTTGAATCCGTATTACGTAGACATCGTGGTTTTTTTGTTTATCTATATTTTACTGGGATTGGGGTTAAACCTGATTACGGGATACGCCGGCCAAGTATCGCTGGGACATGCAGCCTTTTACGGAATTGGGGCCTATGCATCTGCGATCTTGAGCGTCAAAGGTGGATTAAATGTCTGGTTATCCATCCTTCTCGCGATCGTGATTACGTTTGTGATTAGCGCATTGTTAGGCTTACCGAGCTTGCGTATACGGGAAGACTTCCTGGCCATTACGACATTAGGGCTTGGTTTAATCGCGCAGTCATTTTTTAAAAACGCCGAAATTACAGGAGGGGCATACGGCATCGGCTCGATCCCAGCTCCCTCGCTCTTTGGCGTGGAGTTGAAGAATGTCGGGTACCTTCTCCTCGTTGTGATCATCATGTTAATCGGAATCTACGGGGTCAAGAAGATGGTCGCCTCGCGGATTGGGCGGGCATGGATGGTCATTCGGGAAGACGAGACAGTGGCACAGGCGATGGGGATTAACACTACTTACTACAAAGTACTCGTGTTTGCCATCGGTGGAGCCTACGCAGGGACGGGTGGAGCATTATTTGCCCACAAAGTTTCCTTTGTGAGCGCTGATTCGTTTGGTACCACGATTTCATTGACGCTACTCAGCATGATTGTTTTGGGCGGGCTCGGAAGTATTCGCGGGACCCTTTTCGGGGTTAGCTTCCTTTATCTGATTCCGGAGATCTTTCGTATGTTCGAATTCGATTTTATCGACATGAAAAACCTGGATGTTTACAAGATGATGATTTACGGTCTGCTCATGATTTTTGTGATGCGGTATCGTCCAAAAGGGATATTTGGAAATCTCGGAAAAAAGGTCAATTTGTTTCCCTCCAGTCAAGCATCTTTGAAAAAGGAAGGTGAGAGGGTTGCTTAGTGTGCAAAACGTGACGAAGCGATTCGGAGGACTGACAGCGGTCCAAGGGGTCAGTCTTGAAGTAAACAAGGGAGAAATTGTCGGGCTGATTGGCCCCAATGGAGCGGGGAAATCTACCTTTTTCAATATATTAACCGGAATCTACAAGCCGAATGAAGGCGCCATTGTCTTTGAAGGTACCGCGATTCATACGCAAAAGCCGTTTCGCATTGCCAAGCTGGGGATTTCCCGCACGTTTCAAAACATTCGATTGTTAAAGGAAGAGAGCGTACTCGAAAACGTCAAGGTCGGCATGTTCGGTCAGACTCGATCCGGGTTATGGTCCGCATTGTTAGGGCTCGAGCTAGCGAAAAAGGAAGAGTCCATGGTTACCGAGAAAAGCATGCACATCTTAGAGCTGGTAGGCTTAAAAGGATTCGAGGGGGAATCAGCAGGAAGTCTGTCCTACGGGAATCAACGCAGAGTAGAGATCGCCCGTGCCCTCGTCTCCACTCCCAAGCTACTGCTCTTAGACGAGCCAATAGCGGGAATGAATGCGCATGAAATCGAGGAGATGGGGCAGCTCATTCGCGATATTCGCAACAAGAACGGAACGACCGTCATCCTGATCGAGCATAATGTCGGGATGGTCGTGGGTCTATGCGACCGCGTAGCTGTCCTGGATCATGGGGAGAAGATCGCAGATGATAAACCGGATGCCATCATCGCCAATCCGGCCGTGATCGAAGCGTACATCGGAAAAGAAGAGAGTGCGGAGGTGAGTCAGGTTGCTGCACATTGAAGATTTGAGCGTTTCATACGGAAGCATTCACGCGGTTCGCAAGCTGAGCCTTCACGTGGAAGAGGGAGAAGTCGTGACATTGATTGGCTCAAATGGTGCTGGAAAAACAACGACGGTCAATGCCATCTGCGGCACGATCCCTTCGAAAGGAACGATTCGTTACCGAGGCAAAAATATGAGCGGGATACCTACTCACCAGATTGTACGAGAAGGCATCGTCATGGTACCCGAGGGACGGCGAGTCTTTCCCAAATTGACTGTTGCTCAAAACCTCATGATGGGCGCCTATACGAGAAAAGCCGCGCAGCATGAAATTCAACGAGATATGGAAACGATTTATCAGCTTTTTCCGCGATTGCTGGAGCGTAAAAACCAGCTAGCAGGTACGATGAGTGGTGGCGAGCAGCAAATGCTGGCAATCGGACGAGCAATCATGTCTCAACCACAGCTGCTGATATTGGATGAGCCATCGATGGGATTGGCACCGATTGTAGTAAAAGACATCTTCGACACCATTCAAAAAATCAAGCAGCAAGGCATCACAATCCTGCTCATCGAGCAAAATGCGACGAAGGCATTATCCGTGGCAGATCGAGGGTATGTACTGGAAAATGGGGAAATCAGCTTTCACGATTCAGCAGAAAATTTGCGTTCACAGGATCGAATTAAAAAAGCTTACCTTGGTCACTAAAATGGCGTCAGAACGAGCTCTTCTCTTGGGAGAAGGGCTTATTAAATAGTCTTAGCAACACATTTGAATACCCTGAATATTTCTTTTTCAGTAGCGCATGGGTAATTATTCCTTTATACTGAAACACTGGAGAAACTAGCAGTAGAGAACGGGACACTCCAAATGACAAGTAGACTTCAGTTCCATGTGGATTGAGTTGGAAAGCGAGTGATCGATCAGTGGACACAGTGGGTAGACAAGAACGGAAGAGACTGGCGACACGCCAAAATATATATGACACCGCCATCCGCCTATTTCGTGTAAAGGGGTA
This is a stretch of genomic DNA from Brevibacillus choshinensis. It encodes these proteins:
- the hutI gene encoding imidazolonepropionase; the encoded protein is MLEQQKQKADLIIANASQVVTCQGDQANSVGLITDGWVAIAGEKIIAVGDRENVLAQVDSSKALVIDATQKVVAPGFVDSHTHAVFGGSRVREYAAKMTVSDPDKLKQMGIQTGVQVSVDMTRQSSLEELFESAQGRLNRMLQAGTTTVEIKTGYGFNTIDELRMLDVNALLHQELEMDVISTFLGAHGWPKDMSKDTYMDIVIEEMIPLVSERKLATFCDVWCEDSHFDAKESARILEAGLKAGLLPKIHTDAYSYIYGSDLAADMKVISADHLNYTPPAMMRKLAEAGVPGVIMPALDFAVKHKKPFDARAMIDSGMTVALATDLCPACWTESMQFVMMLACRLYAMSPAESIRAATIGSAKALGLAHDRGSIEIGKLADLQIWDTPTYENVIYWLGSNVVEQVIKRGKVVVNQTRTPAQLAWH
- a CDS encoding M20/M25/M40 family metallo-hydrolase, producing MTIQKVSLVNEERLLRDFLELAKLNGPSGKEQRIADYLVPRLEAMGFSIRFDEAHRQFDGECGNLVAYWEGTDPSVRPMFFSTHMDTVLPTEGLKPEIRDGIIYSDGTTILGADDRAALAAYLEAVQSIQEAGMPCGPIELILTVNEQRGLTGSRHMDYSLIQSKEGYVFDSSGDVGQIILQGPFSSKIYVELNGKSSHIGLNPEEGINAFLIAADVLKQLPLGKISEDTLANIGMIQGGELSSIIPGQVELIGEVRSFTEQGLVDQLNAMKETAERVAQEHGGTANVRFEKKYLGFHVGQETTLGQNAVQAAEDIQVDYYLTRTLGGADTNVLNENGLTCITLGNGFRNIHTFHEHISVQNLINTGIYTVSLIRSWYQTHRNPGAASN
- a CDS encoding ABC transporter substrate-binding protein; translation: MKKGKMLAAGFLGLALLMTGCGKQSGDTASDGGGETIKIGWYGPLTGYAATDGTNSLNGAQLAIDKFNAAGGMDGKKLKLVAEDDQGKPEEAMKAVQKLINKDQVTAIIDGAYSGSSKTVAAKVQEAKVPMVVSIATHPDVTKGGKYINRVIYTGPVQGEAMAEYAVNDLKMKNIAVLYVEADYGTSIFGAFKSKLEELQGKVVYESAFKFGDKDYSSLLTSVKMTKPDALYIVGYYNEAAAIANQVKEVGLSVPLIGVDGLDTPKYPELATANAEGTILTTSFYLKDTRQVVQDFVADWTGARKDEPGMVASQSYDAALVIIDALKKVGADRERLADAISQTKDLEGTSGKISFAQDHEVVKPVIFVKVKDGKFDFVTAK
- a CDS encoding branched-chain amino acid ABC transporter permease, with the translated sequence MITTMLAQQLLNGIALGFIYILIAVGLTMIYGILKLLHFAHGVIYMVGAFAAMIGIMYLHMHFLVALLFAMVISALAGMAIERFAYRPLRGSHPITTLISGIGISIFLENLFQILFTSDTRPFPQAGIDVTVVQITETISLPNTKLFIIIAGILALGLLYAFLRFTKLGVAIQAAAQDIRAASLMGVNVNRVISATFMLGSALASVGGVLVALTYNSIFPTMGTIPGLKAFCVVVLGGLGSIPGTVVGGLILGIVEALSDGFLSGMVIDKDAISFVILIAILMVRPSGLFGKNIEKV
- a CDS encoding branched-chain amino acid ABC transporter permease; its protein translation is MHVDGILNPYYVDIVVFLFIYILLGLGLNLITGYAGQVSLGHAAFYGIGAYASAILSVKGGLNVWLSILLAIVITFVISALLGLPSLRIREDFLAITTLGLGLIAQSFFKNAEITGGAYGIGSIPAPSLFGVELKNVGYLLLVVIIMLIGIYGVKKMVASRIGRAWMVIREDETVAQAMGINTTYYKVLVFAIGGAYAGTGGALFAHKVSFVSADSFGTTISLTLLSMIVLGGLGSIRGTLFGVSFLYLIPEIFRMFEFDFIDMKNLDVYKMMIYGLLMIFVMRYRPKGIFGNLGKKVNLFPSSQASLKKEGERVA
- a CDS encoding ABC transporter ATP-binding protein, coding for MLSVQNVTKRFGGLTAVQGVSLEVNKGEIVGLIGPNGAGKSTFFNILTGIYKPNEGAIVFEGTAIHTQKPFRIAKLGISRTFQNIRLLKEESVLENVKVGMFGQTRSGLWSALLGLELAKKEESMVTEKSMHILELVGLKGFEGESAGSLSYGNQRRVEIARALVSTPKLLLLDEPIAGMNAHEIEEMGQLIRDIRNKNGTTVILIEHNVGMVVGLCDRVAVLDHGEKIADDKPDAIIANPAVIEAYIGKEESAEVSQVAAH
- a CDS encoding ABC transporter ATP-binding protein — encoded protein: MLHIEDLSVSYGSIHAVRKLSLHVEEGEVVTLIGSNGAGKTTTVNAICGTIPSKGTIRYRGKNMSGIPTHQIVREGIVMVPEGRRVFPKLTVAQNLMMGAYTRKAAQHEIQRDMETIYQLFPRLLERKNQLAGTMSGGEQQMLAIGRAIMSQPQLLILDEPSMGLAPIVVKDIFDTIQKIKQQGITILLIEQNATKALSVADRGYVLENGEISFHDSAENLRSQDRIKKAYLGH